In the genome of Macellibacteroides fermentans, one region contains:
- the coaD gene encoding pantetheine-phosphate adenylyltransferase has translation MKRIALFPGTFDPFTIGHQSLVTRGLNLVDEIVISIGINDKKLTYFSLEKRIAAIQALYKNEPRVSVRQYNSLTVDFAREMGAEFIMRGIRTVNDFEYEKSIADVNRKLAGIETFILFTEPEHTHISSSIVRELLRYGKDISLFVPKETELF, from the coding sequence ATGAAACGTATAGCGCTTTTCCCCGGAACGTTCGATCCATTTACCATCGGACATCAGTCGCTGGTTACCCGTGGGCTTAACCTGGTAGACGAAATTGTGATTTCCATCGGTATAAACGATAAGAAGCTTACCTACTTCTCGCTGGAAAAGCGTATTGCCGCCATTCAGGCTTTATACAAAAACGAGCCCAGGGTAAGCGTAAGACAATATAATTCGCTTACAGTGGATTTTGCCCGCGAAATGGGAGCCGAATTTATTATGCGCGGTATCCGTACCGTAAATGACTTTGAATACGAAAAAAGCATTGCCGACGTAAACAGGAAGCTGGCCGGTATTGAAACTTTCATATTATTTACCGAACCGGAACATACACATATCAGCTCCAGTATCGTTCGCGAATTGCTGCGGTACGGAAAGGATATTTCACTATTTGTTCCTAAAGAAACCGAATTATTTTAA
- the purE gene encoding 5-(carboxyamino)imidazole ribonucleotide mutase, protein MTPIVSIIMGSTSDLPVMEKAAKFLDEMQVPFEMHALSAHRTPAEVEAFAKNAKGRGIKVIIAAAGMAAHLCGVIASMTTLPVIGVPINASLDGMDALLAIVQMPPGIPVATVGINGSLNAGILAVQMLAVGDDKLQEKLDQYKEDLKKKIIQANEDLAKVSYTYKTN, encoded by the coding sequence ATGACTCCGATAGTTAGTATAATAATGGGTAGCACATCCGACCTTCCGGTAATGGAAAAGGCTGCCAAATTCCTGGACGAGATGCAGGTTCCTTTCGAAATGCATGCTTTGTCGGCGCACCGTACGCCAGCAGAAGTTGAAGCTTTTGCCAAAAATGCCAAAGGACGCGGCATTAAGGTTATAATAGCTGCTGCAGGCATGGCTGCCCATCTGTGTGGCGTGATCGCCTCCATGACCACCCTTCCGGTGATTGGAGTACCTATCAATGCCTCACTCGACGGCATGGATGCATTGCTGGCCATCGTACAGATGCCTCCGGGTATTCCTGTTGCAACCGTTGGAATCAACGGATCACTAAATGCGGGTATTCTGGCTGTCCAGATGCTTGCTGTGGGAGATGACAAACTGCAGGAAAAATTGGATCAATATAAGGAGGATCTGAAGAAAAAAATCATTCAGGCGAATGAAGATCTCGCCAAGGTTTCTTACACCTATAAAACAAATTAA
- a CDS encoding S41 family peptidase, which translates to MKQHLLSLFLIAFCFTSVTAQNSNQDARKLSLALYAISNLYVDTVDEGKLAEDAIRGMLEKLDPHSTYMDKEETKEMTEPLQGNFEGIGIQFNMLTDSLYVIQVIPGGPSEKVGLMAGDRIISVNDTLIAGVKMKTPDIMKRLRGPKGTLVRVKVLRQNNPELIEFKIIRGKIPVYSLDAAYMADKQTGYIKLNRFAASTADEFREAVQKLQKKGMKQLILDLQSNGGGYLNIAIDLADEFLADDKLIVYTEGSKQRREDAKSSKKGLFENGRLVILVDEASASASEIVSGAVQDWDRGVIIGRRTFGKGLVQKPIPLPDGSMIRLTVSRYYTPTGRCIQKPYENGDKALYNRELIERYNRGELTNADSIHFPDSMKYSTLITKRDVYGGGGIMPDVFVPVDTTRYTDYHRNLVAAGLVNRVAMNFIDHNRTELGKKFDSIAAYKEKFEVPQTLIDELISLANGEKIPYKEDEFNRSKALITLQVKALIARDLFDMNEYFQVINDDNEIYNQALKLINDKAAYEKELGIKK; encoded by the coding sequence ATGAAACAACACCTATTGTCCCTTTTTCTGATAGCCTTTTGCTTTACTTCTGTAACAGCTCAGAACAGCAACCAGGATGCCCGTAAACTTTCCCTGGCTCTATATGCCATATCTAATTTATACGTTGATACCGTAGACGAAGGCAAGTTGGCCGAAGATGCCATACGTGGTATGCTTGAAAAACTGGATCCGCATTCCACCTATATGGACAAAGAAGAGACCAAGGAGATGACTGAGCCGTTGCAGGGCAATTTTGAAGGAATAGGAATTCAGTTCAATATGCTTACTGATTCACTATATGTGATTCAGGTAATCCCCGGTGGTCCGTCCGAGAAAGTGGGACTAATGGCCGGAGATCGTATTATTTCGGTTAACGATACCTTGATAGCCGGCGTTAAGATGAAAACACCCGACATTATGAAACGGCTTAGAGGCCCCAAAGGAACCTTGGTAAGGGTAAAGGTTTTGAGACAAAACAATCCGGAATTGATTGAATTTAAAATCATTCGCGGCAAGATTCCGGTATATAGTCTGGATGCTGCCTATATGGCCGACAAACAGACAGGTTACATTAAGTTAAACCGTTTTGCAGCTTCCACAGCCGACGAGTTCAGGGAAGCCGTTCAGAAACTACAGAAAAAAGGCATGAAGCAGCTGATTCTGGACCTGCAGTCTAACGGTGGAGGATATTTAAATATTGCGATTGATCTGGCAGATGAGTTTCTGGCAGACGATAAACTGATTGTTTATACCGAAGGATCGAAACAAAGACGGGAAGATGCCAAATCCAGCAAAAAAGGATTGTTTGAGAACGGACGGCTTGTAATATTGGTGGACGAGGCTTCTGCTTCTGCCAGCGAGATTGTATCCGGAGCCGTACAGGATTGGGACAGAGGTGTAATCATCGGCAGACGTACATTTGGCAAGGGATTGGTTCAAAAACCCATTCCCCTACCCGATGGATCGATGATCCGCCTTACTGTTTCGCGCTACTATACGCCTACAGGTCGTTGTATACAGAAACCATACGAAAATGGGGATAAAGCTCTGTATAACCGGGAACTGATTGAAAGATATAACCGCGGAGAACTTACGAATGCAGACAGTATCCATTTCCCCGATTCTATGAAATACAGTACACTGATCACAAAGAGAGATGTGTATGGCGGTGGCGGTATCATGCCCGATGTTTTTGTTCCGGTAGACACAACCCGCTACACCGATTATCATAGAAACCTGGTAGCTGCTGGATTGGTAAACAGGGTGGCCATGAACTTTATCGACCACAACAGAACGGAATTAGGTAAAAAATTCGACTCGATTGCCGCCTACAAAGAAAAGTTCGAAGTTCCCCAAACGTTGATTGATGAGCTGATCTCGCTTGCCAATGGCGAAAAAATACCTTACAAGGAAGACGAATTCAATCGTTCCAAAGCATTGATTACGTTGCAGGTCAAAGCCTTGATTGCCCGCGATCTTTTTGACATGAATGAATATTTCCAGGTTATTAATGACGACAACGAAATATACAATCAGGCATTGAAGCTGATAAACGACAAAGCAGCCTATGAAAAGGAACTGGGAATTAAAAAGTAA
- a CDS encoding phosphatase PAP2 family protein: protein MKLFANITSILFHPLLMVTYGMILALSFTYLAIYPLSMKLVIAGGAFISTAVMPGFFILLFVKSGAAGDLELTDRKERFVPYFIFIVSIGACFYLMLKLMMPVWILVLLGATAISLLIGMAINIFWKISAHLMGIGGLIGAIMGICRLHQQNPYWAFILLFIIAGLVGTSRIFLGRHTPMQVYAGFILGFFCTFTASILSYIYLFI, encoded by the coding sequence ATGAAACTATTTGCTAACATAACATCCATCCTTTTCCATCCGCTGTTAATGGTTACGTATGGAATGATATTGGCCTTGTCTTTTACCTATCTGGCCATCTATCCATTATCCATGAAGCTCGTTATTGCAGGGGGTGCGTTTATTAGCACGGCTGTAATGCCCGGTTTCTTTATTCTTCTTTTTGTTAAAAGCGGAGCAGCAGGGGATTTGGAACTGACGGACCGGAAGGAGCGCTTTGTGCCCTATTTCATTTTTATAGTATCCATAGGAGCCTGTTTTTATCTTATGCTAAAACTGATGATGCCCGTATGGATTCTTGTATTGCTGGGAGCAACAGCGATTAGTTTACTTATCGGCATGGCGATCAATATTTTCTGGAAAATAAGTGCCCACCTTATGGGGATTGGCGGACTCATCGGTGCCATAATGGGAATATGCCGCCTGCATCAGCAAAATCCTTATTGGGCCTTTATCCTGCTTTTCATTATTGCCGGGTTGGTTGGCACTTCCAGAATTTTTCTTGGCAGACATACACCAATGCAGGTTTATGCTGGTTTTATACTGGGATTTTTCTGTACCTTTACAGCATCGATTTTGAGTTATATCTATTTATTCATCTAA
- the rpoN gene encoding RNA polymerase factor sigma-54 yields the protein MLKQQLQQKLQQKLSPQQIQLIRLLELPAIELEERIKHELEENPALEEGREIQDDFEKSDDTDFSDEGSVSESETDLALGDYLSEEDIPDYKLQEIRGKAEQKEDIPFSVSQSLNEFLLQQIGLRELPETEMKIAEYIIGNIDDDGYLRRDLEAIADDLIFQAGQEVTIDQVKGVLLVIQDLEPVGVAARNLQECLLIQLEKGNNNSDCQLAIRVLKEYFDEFTRKHYDKIVRGLQVDEESLKKAIHEITSLNPKPGAAWGDSMDTVLSQVIPDFLVEASNGELTLSMNNRGIPEMRINKDYAAMFQDYTGNKANQTSDMRDAVQFVKQKLDSAQWFIDAVRQRQETLTRTMETIIMLQTEFFLTGDEATLRPMILKDVAEKCGYDISTISRVSNSKYVQTNFGIYPLKYFFSESTQTDTGEEISTREVKKILKECIEGEDKRKPLTDEELTKILTEKGYLIARRTVAKYREQLGLPVARLRKEI from the coding sequence ATGTTGAAACAACAGTTACAACAAAAGTTACAACAGAAGCTTTCGCCTCAGCAGATTCAGCTAATCAGGCTTCTTGAACTTCCGGCCATCGAGCTTGAAGAGCGCATTAAGCATGAACTTGAAGAAAATCCGGCCCTGGAGGAAGGTAGAGAGATACAGGATGACTTTGAAAAGTCTGATGATACAGATTTCTCCGATGAAGGGAGTGTGTCCGAATCGGAAACGGATCTGGCCTTAGGCGATTACCTGAGTGAGGAGGATATCCCTGATTACAAACTTCAGGAGATCAGAGGAAAAGCAGAACAAAAGGAGGATATTCCATTTTCGGTAAGTCAGTCGCTGAACGAGTTCCTTTTACAGCAGATTGGATTGCGTGAATTACCGGAGACAGAAATGAAGATTGCCGAATATATTATTGGCAATATAGATGATGACGGGTACTTGCGCCGGGATCTGGAAGCGATTGCCGACGATTTGATTTTTCAGGCGGGTCAAGAGGTGACCATCGATCAGGTGAAAGGGGTTCTTCTGGTGATTCAGGACTTAGAACCTGTAGGCGTAGCAGCCCGGAACCTGCAGGAGTGTTTGCTGATTCAACTGGAGAAAGGAAATAATAACAGCGATTGCCAGTTGGCAATAAGGGTGTTGAAAGAATATTTCGATGAATTCACCCGTAAGCACTACGATAAAATAGTAAGAGGATTGCAGGTTGACGAGGAATCTTTAAAAAAAGCAATTCACGAAATCACATCCCTTAATCCGAAACCCGGAGCAGCGTGGGGCGACAGTATGGACACCGTACTTAGTCAGGTTATCCCCGATTTTTTAGTAGAGGCTTCCAACGGAGAACTTACGCTTTCGATGAACAACCGTGGAATTCCGGAAATGCGAATCAATAAAGATTATGCCGCCATGTTTCAGGATTATACGGGTAACAAGGCAAACCAGACATCCGATATGCGCGATGCGGTTCAGTTTGTAAAACAAAAGCTTGATTCGGCCCAATGGTTCATCGATGCTGTACGCCAGCGTCAGGAAACATTGACCAGAACTATGGAAACCATCATCATGCTGCAGACCGAATTCTTTCTGACGGGGGATGAGGCAACGCTCCGTCCTATGATTCTTAAGGACGTTGCAGAAAAGTGCGGCTACGATATTTCAACAATTTCAAGAGTGAGCAACAGTAAATATGTGCAAACCAATTTTGGGATCTATCCTCTTAAGTATTTTTTTTCCGAATCTACGCAAACGGATACCGGAGAAGAGATTTCGACCCGGGAAGTAAAAAAAATACTAAAGGAATGCATAGAGGGAGAAGACAAGCGGAAACCGCTTACAGATGAGGAACTCACAAAGATACTAACGGAAAAAGGGTATCTGATTGCCCGGCGCACCGTAGCTAAATACAGAGAACAACTGGGGTTGCCTGTGGCCAGACTCAGAAAAGAAATTTAA
- a CDS encoding DNA topoisomerase IV subunit B: MNELNSTIQQLTAYNEDDIRTLDWMEHIRRRPGMYIGKLGDGSYADDGIYVLLKEVLDNSIDEYMMGYGKSIEVTVEEGAVSVRDYGRGVPLGKVIDVSSKMNTGAKYDSKAFKKSVGLNGVGIKAVNALSSYFLITSHRDGECKRVEYSKAVVTEESDIMPTSEANGTLVYFVPDKEIFREYEYKSEFIESLLKNYVFLNSGLSIIYNGKKFHSKNGLVDLLNENMTTDPLYPIIHLQGEDIEVVITHSNQYGEEYYSFVNGQHTTQGGTHLSSFREAVSRVIKEFYSKNFDYSDIRSGIVAAISIKVEEPVFESQTKTKLGSRDIGPGGPTVAKFIGDFLKKELDNYLHKDAETADALLRKILESEKERKAIAGVTKLARERAKKANLHNKKLRDCRIHLNDPKGDLTEETCIFITEGDSASGSITKSRDPNLQAVFSLRGKPLNSFGLTKKIVYENEEFNLLQAALNIEDGLEGLRYNKVIIATDADVDGMHIRLLLITFFLQFFPDLIKRNHVYILQTPLFRVRNKQKTFYCYSEEERLAAMAAVGKNPEITRFKGLGEISPDEFKNFIGKDIRLDPVTMKKEDLVKDMLEFYMGKNTMERQNFIIDNLVVEEDIV; encoded by the coding sequence ATGAATGAACTGAATTCAACAATACAACAGCTTACTGCGTATAACGAAGACGATATCCGCACGCTGGACTGGATGGAGCATATCCGCCGCCGGCCCGGGATGTATATTGGCAAACTGGGAGATGGTAGTTATGCAGACGATGGTATTTATGTATTATTGAAGGAGGTGCTGGATAACTCTATCGATGAGTATATGATGGGATACGGTAAATCTATCGAGGTTACCGTAGAAGAGGGAGCCGTTTCTGTAAGGGATTACGGCCGGGGTGTTCCTCTGGGAAAGGTTATAGATGTTTCAAGCAAGATGAACACCGGTGCCAAATACGACAGTAAGGCATTTAAAAAGTCGGTAGGGTTGAATGGAGTGGGTATCAAAGCCGTTAACGCTCTGAGCAGCTACTTCCTGATAACAAGTCACCGGGACGGAGAATGCAAACGGGTGGAATATAGCAAGGCCGTGGTTACAGAAGAGTCGGACATTATGCCGACCAGCGAAGCCAACGGTACACTGGTTTATTTTGTTCCCGACAAAGAAATTTTCAGGGAATACGAATACAAAAGCGAATTCATCGAATCTTTGCTGAAGAACTATGTTTTTCTGAATTCCGGACTATCCATTATATACAACGGGAAAAAGTTTCATTCCAAAAATGGTTTAGTGGATCTGCTCAATGAGAATATGACCACCGATCCTCTTTATCCGATTATCCATCTGCAAGGAGAAGATATCGAAGTGGTGATCACCCATAGCAATCAGTACGGCGAAGAATATTATTCGTTTGTAAACGGTCAGCATACTACCCAGGGTGGTACTCACCTATCTTCTTTCAGGGAGGCGGTAAGCCGTGTGATCAAGGAATTTTACTCCAAGAATTTCGATTACTCGGATATTCGTTCGGGAATTGTGGCGGCTATCAGTATCAAGGTGGAAGAACCGGTTTTTGAAAGTCAGACGAAAACAAAGCTGGGTTCAAGGGATATCGGACCGGGTGGACCAACCGTTGCCAAATTTATCGGTGACTTCCTGAAAAAGGAACTTGACAATTACCTGCACAAAGATGCCGAAACGGCAGATGCATTGCTTCGGAAGATTCTGGAAAGCGAAAAAGAGCGCAAAGCCATTGCCGGTGTAACTAAACTGGCCAGGGAAAGAGCAAAAAAAGCTAATCTGCACAACAAGAAACTAAGGGATTGCCGTATCCACCTGAACGATCCGAAAGGTGACTTAACAGAGGAAACCTGCATATTCATAACTGAGGGTGATTCTGCCAGTGGCTCCATCACCAAAAGCCGGGATCCGAATCTGCAGGCCGTATTCAGCTTAAGAGGAAAACCGCTTAATAGTTTTGGCCTCACTAAAAAGATCGTTTACGAAAATGAGGAATTCAATCTTTTGCAAGCTGCGTTGAATATAGAAGACGGACTGGAAGGTTTACGCTACAATAAAGTGATTATTGCAACCGATGCCGATGTGGACGGGATGCATATCCGTTTATTGCTGATCACATTCTTCCTGCAGTTCTTTCCGGATCTGATTAAACGGAACCATGTGTACATCCTGCAAACACCTCTTTTCAGGGTTCGCAACAAACAGAAGACCTTCTATTGTTATAGTGAAGAGGAACGGTTGGCAGCGATGGCTGCTGTTGGAAAAAATCCGGAAATTACCCGATTCAAAGGATTGGGTGAAATATCTCCGGATGAATTTAAAAACTTTATCGGAAAAGACATACGTCTGGATCCGGTAACAATGAAAAAAGAAGACCTGGTGAAAGATATGCTGGAGTTCTATATGGGAAAGAACACAATGGAACGGCAAAACTTTATTATTGACAACCTGGTTGTAGAAGAAGATATAGTATGA
- the gcvH gene encoding glycine cleavage system protein GcvH yields the protein MIFPAELKYTKDHEWIRVEGNVAYVGITDYAQSELGDIVYVDVQTEGETVEIEEVFGSIEAVKTVSDLFMPVSGEVLEVNGALEEKPELINEDAYGEGWIIKISVADAAQLDSLLSAADYEQLIAK from the coding sequence ATGATTTTCCCTGCAGAACTAAAGTACACAAAGGATCATGAATGGATCCGCGTTGAAGGCAACGTGGCTTATGTGGGTATTACTGATTACGCACAAAGTGAATTAGGCGACATTGTATATGTTGACGTTCAGACAGAAGGTGAAACCGTCGAAATTGAAGAGGTGTTTGGCTCCATTGAGGCGGTTAAAACAGTTTCTGATCTGTTTATGCCTGTTTCCGGCGAAGTGCTTGAAGTAAACGGTGCATTGGAAGAAAAGCCTGAGCTTATCAATGAAGATGCATACGGAGAAGGATGGATTATTAAGATTTCTGTTGCAGATGCGGCTCAATTGGACAGCTTGCTTTCCGCAGCTGATTATGAACAATTAATTGCTAAATAA